In Syngnathus acus chromosome 5, fSynAcu1.2, whole genome shotgun sequence, a genomic segment contains:
- the LOC119122517 gene encoding voltage-dependent calcium channel subunit alpha-2/delta-2-like, with protein MARGGWCFSDVRLVSLQIILMLGSAAWPGSDGLTFPQQYTIMHWARRIELEIDRVFQHISGAQQLKGIYNEERRSFSLVKNQPRKIVEKAASDIEKLLAKKRKALERLAAEAERLQLEHTWQDGIKELDMAYYDSKAELDHYSMDGESEVDNPSHIKLEFVYDPNFKNNVNYSYTAVQIPTDIYKGAPVILNELNWTQALEKVFMENSREDPSLLWQAFGSATGVTRYYPATPWKAPDKIDLYDVRRRPWYIQGASSPKDMVILVDVSGSVSGLTLKLIKASVMEMLDTLSDDDYVNVARFSEKAEAVVPCFKHLVQANVRNKKIFKEAVQQMQAKGTTDYKSGFHFAFNQLLNKTNVPRANCNKIIMLFTDGGEDRAQDVFMQYNWPNKTVRVFTFSVGQHNYDVTPLQWIACTNKGYYFEIRSLCAIRINTQEYLDVLGRPMVLAGDEAKQVQWTNVYQDALGLGMVVTGTLPVFNRTMDGKLQNQLILGVMGVDVHLDEIKRLTPQYSLGANGYIFAIDPNGYLLLHPNLLPKLVHLPEPVTLDFLDAEVEDSNKEEIRRQMIDGRPGDMQIKTLIKSVDEQYIDEVYRGYTWTPVNGTDYSLGLVLPHYNEYYIQADLSDVMLQLQYMQSLLPSSFESSGHVFLAPREYCKRLELANNNTEFLQNFLSLMLDISPESDECDQGLIHNLILDSRIIGQLASRVWKNKDLASYGFLAVFASTDGGITRVFPNLAAELWDEDPEPFNSNYYRRSLDNKGYMFRAPARDSLDDMLGPENGTVGILVSSAVEVNLGGKLLKPAVVGVKLDLEAWVDKFKILASNVSDSRQGSHKCGPSRSCEMDCEVNTDDLLCYLIDDGGFLVMSNQRDHWKKIGLFFGEVDPYLMHALYNNSIFNRRQTFHFQTACEPVSSSHTGAAPRRFFVPSIADILSLAWWTSTVAWSLIQQLLYGLAHISWLQQDDIFTEAFEIKTSSCVTIQSQFFFTNTTNSYNVLQDCGNCSRLFHAKRIENTNLLFVVAETLPCSSCEIERLSQIKTEFQEENPCEVLSNARYRRGPTTCLDFSALENTSECGRAHFVQPCMEVLLVLQLILPFFHH; from the exons ATGGCGAGGGGCGGGTGGTGCTTCAGCGACGTCCGCTTGGTATCTCTGCAGATCATCTTGATGCTCGGCAGCGCGGCGTGGCCTGGTTCCGATGGGCTCACCTTCCCACAGCAGTACAC GATAATGCACTGGGCGAGACGCATCGAGCTGGAGATTGACAGAGTCTTTCAGCACATCAGTGGAGCTCAGCAGCTGAAAGGG ATATAcaatgaagaaagaagaagcttTAGTCTGGTGAAGAATCAACCTCGAAAGATCGTGGAGAAGGCGGCTTCGGATATCGAGAAACTTCTGGCGAAGAAGCGCAAAGCTCTCGAA AGGTTGGCCGCTGAGGCTGAACGGCTCCAGCTCGAGCATACCTGGCAGGATGGCATCAAG GAGCTGGACATGGCCTATTATGACTCTAAGGCAGAGCTTGATCAT TATTCCATGGATGGAGAGAGTGAAGTGGACAATCCTTCCCACATCAAATTGGAGTTCGTGTACGACcccaatttcaaaaacaatgtCAACTACTCCTACACGGCTGTTCAGATTCCCACAGACATTTATAAAGGAG CTCCGGTCATTCTCAATGAGCTCAACTGGACGCAAGCGCTGGAGAAAGTGTTCATGGAGAACAGTCGGGAGGATCCGTCACTACTGTGGCAAGCGTTTGGCAGCGCCACCGGGGTGACGCGCTACTACCCTG CCACCCCATGGAAAGCTCCTGATAAAATTGACCTGTATGATGTCAGAAGGAGACCCTG GTACATCCAGGGTGCTTCCTCCCCTAAAGACATGGTCATTCTTGTCGATGT gaGCGGCAGTGTCAGTGGACTCACACTTAAGCTGATCAAGGCATCCGTGATGGAGATGCTGGACACTTTGTCTGATGATGATTACGTCAACGTGGCCCGG TTCAGTGAAAAAGCCGAGGCAGTGGTTCCTTGCTTCAAACATCTGGTCCAGGCCAACGTGCGCAACAAGAAGATCTTTAAAGAAGCCGTGCAGCAGATGCAGGCCAAAGGCACCACTGACTACAAGTCTGGATTTCATTTCGCCTTCAATCAGCTCTTAAAT aaaacaaACGTGCCACGGGCCAACTGCAATAAAATCATCATGCTTTTCACGGATGGAGGAGAAGACCGAGCTCAAGATGTTTTCATGCAGTACAACTGGCCCAACAAAACG GTTCGAGTTTTCACCTTTTCCGTGGGCCAACATAACTATGATGTCACACCCTTACAGTGGATCGCATGCACAAATAAAG GGTACTATTTTGAGATCCGTTCCCTCTGTGCCATAAGGATTAACACGCAG GAGTATCTGGATGTGTTGGGACGTCCCATGGTTCTCGCAGGTGACGAGGCCAAGCAGGTCCAGTGGACCAATGTTTACCAGGATGCCTTG GGTCTTGGGATGGTGGTAACCGGGACTTTGCCAGTATTTAATCGCACCATGGATGGAAAACTACAG AACCAACTGATTTTAGGTGTGATGGGAGTCGACGTGCATCTGGATGAGATCAAGCGCCTGACGCCACAGTACAGT CTCGGAGCCAATGGTTACATCTTTGCAATTGACCCAAATGGATATCTTCTGCTTCATCCCAATCTGCTGCCCAAG CTGGTGCATCTCCCAGAACCCGTAACACTGGACTTTTTGGATGCAGAAGTAGAGGACAGCAATAAAGAGGAG ATCCGGCGACAGATGATTGATGGACGACCGGGGGACATGCAGATCAAAACTCTTATCAAGTCAGTTGATGAG CAATACATTGATGAGGTGTACAGAGGTTACACTTGGACTCCTGTCAATGGGACAGATTACAG TCTGGGGCTGGTACTGCCTCACTACAACGAATACTACATCCAGGCAGACCTCAGCGATGTGATGCTTCAACTTCAGT ATATGCAGTCGTTATTGCCGAGCTCCTTTGAATCTTCAGGACACGTCTTTCTTGCTCCAAg AGAATACTGCAAGCGTCTGGAGCTCGCCAACAACAACACCGaatttttgcaaaattttCTCTCCCTCATGCTGGATATTTCTCCTGAATCAGATGAGT GTGACCAAGGACTCATACACAACCTGATATTGGACTCTAGGATTATTGGGCAGCTAGCGTCACGCGTGTGGAAGAACAAGGATCTGGCTTC GTACGGCTTCTTGGCCGTCTTTGCGTCCACTGATGGAGGCATAACGCGAGTGTTCCCCAACTT AGCCGCAGAGTTATGGGACGAGGACCCGGAACCTTTCAATTCAAACTACTACAGAAGGAGCCTTGACAACAAAGGTTACATGTTTCGAGCGCCGGCAAGAGACT CTTTAGATGACATGTTAGGACCAGAAAATGGTACAGTTGGAATTCTGGTTAGTTCAGCTGTGGAAGTTAATTTGGGAGGAAAACTTCTCAAACCTGcag TGGTGGGAGTCAAGCTGGACCTGGAAGCGTGGGTAGACAAGTTCAAGATCCTGGCCAGTAATGTGTCAGACAGCCGCCAAGGCTCACACAAG TGCGGACCATCCAGGAGTTGTGAGATGGATTGTGAGGTCAACACTGAC GATCTCCTTTGCTATCTCATTGATGATGGTGGCTTCCTGGTTATGTCTAATCAAAGAGATCACTGGAAAAAG aTCGGACTATTTTTTGGAGAGGTGGATCCATACTTGATGCACGCGCTTTACAACAATTCTATCTTCAACCGCCGACAGACTTTTCACTTCCAGACAGCATGCGAGCCGGTCAGCAGCAGCCACACTGGGGCGGCACCTAGACGCTTCTTTGTG CCTTCCATCGCCGACATCCTCAGCTTGGCTTGGTGGACGTCCACAGTGGCCTG gtcTTTGATCCAGCAGCTACTTTACGGATTGGCACACATCAGCTGGCTTCAACAAG ATGACATCTTCACAGAAGCCTTTGAGATAAAGACAAGCAGCTGTGTGACCATCCAAAGCCAGTTCTTCTTCACCAACACCACCAACTCGTACAACGTACTGCAGGATTGCGGCAACTGCTctcg GTTGTTCCACGCCAAGCGGATAGAAAACACCAACCTCCTCTTTGTGGTTGCTGAGACGCTCCCCTGCAGCTCCTGTGAGATAGAGAGGCTGAGCCAAATCAAGACGGAGT TCCAGGAGGAGAATCCTTGCGAGGTACTGAGCAACGCACGATATCGGAGAGGTCCGACAACCTGCCTTGACTTCAGTGCCTTA GAAAACACTTCGGAGTGTGGACGGGCACATTTTGTGCAGCCCTGCATGGAGGTCCTTCTTGTCCTTCAGCTCATTCTGCCTTTCTTTCACCACTGA